The region tggaGATGTGTTGGAAATGGCTGCTGATGGGCCGTGAATCAGAGCCACGGCGTGCTGTTATTTCACATTGCTCCCACTGGGACAGACCGAACACAGCCAGGCTGCTGTCTGTTATCCCTCGCCCCGAGGTTCTCTGACcccaaacacatttttcttcttcccctcctttgttttcactttcctcttcctcctcctgacacGACTCTGTCTTTCTTTAAGGCCTTCTGACttccttctctcactctccctctgcTAACCCATATTTCATCTTCAACTTCACCCTGCTCACGGATCCACACATTTGCTCTCTTTTAAAAATTGCCAACATACCAAGATAGTTCTAAGCAGTGGCACCGTAACTGATGCCAGCTTCTAAAAACACATGCCAGTACATGTTGGAAGGCAAAATTTCCCTCAGAAATATCTCCCTGTCCCACGCAAACCTATTCAGTGCTGTGTGAACGCTGACAAAACACATAGAAATCCGCTGATCTCGAACGCTGCCCGCCCACCACAACAGCAGGCTATAACTAATCCATCTCCCACTACATGTTTTTAATGAGCCTCCATAACCATAATCCGTATGGTGCAGTGCAGCGAGGGCCaaatcaagtgttttttttttttctggtgactTTGTGCTGTCAGCAAAACCTGATGAGggacgtgcgtgtgtgttttgtgtgtgcgttgctGTCACTGAGCATCTGTGTCGTCGGAGTGCCATCCTGCTTGACAATTTTCCATCTGGTAGAacgagggtgtgtgtgtgtgtgtatttattgtttaaacaGTGGATCTGTCTGTTTACCTGCGCCATCCTTTCCCCGGATTATTGGAAACAGAAGCCGATGGGAGTGGCAGCATTGTGTCTATGTGAGGGAGCAGAGTTAGAAGCTGCCAGGCCCCTTTCAGAAACCTCCATTGGGGCCACATTAGGGCCCTCTGGGGGCCAAATTAGAGGCCACTAACCAAGTTAGAGATCAGCAGTGGAGGGGGGCCTAACTGGCAGGGTTTGACTGATTTCACTCCAGTCCTGAactaacacacatgcacacacacacatctcctctctttgttttgcagCTGATCAGCAAAAGATAAAAGCCAGTTCCTGACAATAGCAGCCTCTCTGCTGGCGAGTCTGCAGGGAGAGGCTGACAGAGACGAAGAGCTGTAATGTATTCCTGTAGGTCAACCCAGATTAGTGTGTCTGTATCTGGGAAAGTGACTTGAAAAACCCCATTTAGCATCTCAAACATGAGTTTCTTTCAATAAAATCTCATTATTGTTTCTATTCATATATTGTTACTGGAAAAGCTCCTCAAGTACGGTTGCAAATGATGTGATATGttgagttttattgttttaggtTACATGTCTGTGCAGTGAAAAATCATTACAAAATTTTGACTAGATTATTTTAACAAGAGTTCTCATTTTGTCATATTGAATTTGTAGCATATGACCCAATTTGTTGGGGACAACAAAGTGACCCATTTGGGAGTTGAACCTGCAAACACCTGACTCAGTGTGCTTGATGGTACACACTCTGACCACTCAGCCAACAGATGCGTTCCTGGCTTTGGGCCTTCAACAGCAAGTTACAAACTTTACAAAGGAAACACAATCTGCAGTTGCTTTGTGGTCTTTTCATCAGAAGAATTTGCAGCACCAGCTTCAAATTCTGCAGGAGATCCAGGATTCATATGTTTAATTATATCAGgctgaattttaaaaagaacacaaataTGAGTGGAGCATATATTTGATGGAATAAGCCAGAAATCTATTTCACCCAAAGGCATCATATAATCTTATATTTAAAGCCAGAATAAGCTCATTTAGAATATAAATTGTGTAGCGCAGTCCAGGCAACCTCTCTGAACTTATCTCTACATGCAGAGCTAAAACAAAGTggaattcttttttctttttttttaaatagagcGATTAAGAGGTTAAACAGATGCTGAAACACCTCTGTGCTGTCATTACTGAAGTCTCACCAGAGCAAGATTTATACCAGggtgaataaaagaaaaacacagcagtttaaCCTGTGTGCATGATTGACACGCCTGCTGGCACACATTCAAGACACACCCTCTGCTTCCTGTCAtgagccacacacacaggcgtATACACATTTGTAGTGgtgaaatcatttcaaagaaGATGATTATAAATCTCAATTTTATGAGTGACTCTGCTGAACTCTGCAGACTGTCAACCACATCGTCTTGACATTCAAGACCTCGCAGCGTAAAAACCCCTGAGGATGATGATTGATTTGCCTCCTGAGAGCAGTGAAAGCCACTCATTGTTGAGCCCGGGCAGGTTTCTGTTTATAAATGTCTTTGTGCATTAGCATTGTGACAAATGGAGATTTGGCAGATGACATTGTCTGCCtctaaaaaatgtaaagaattaatcttttttttttttttttttttttttacaggttttGTTTCATGCAAAAAAAGTAGTCCAgattatttaaatgaattatttaattttatttgtaaaattagCTATGAGTCTGTAGAGGCTATCAGCTATCATCTAATCTGTAATTCAGTTTCGTGGGAAGGGTGAAAGATTGAATCCTTCAGGCTGGACTCAAATCAAGTCATTAGGGGAGGGCGGAGCCAGAGCCAAGTTTCCACTTCTCAGGTTTGGTCAAAGgacaaaggcagcagctctccCTGAACACACCAAAATCTCAGGGTTTTGAGTGAAAAGTTGCAATGGGGTTCAGACAGCCAGTTTTGTTAGGAtttgtgctgctgttctcaTGTGTAAATCTTTGTGTGGCCTCACAAAACTGGTTTAACCTCAGCACCAATGAGATGCTGAACCAAATCCCACACGAGGCAGATACAGCAGGCACGCAGCTGCCAAGATCACCACAGACGAGAGACCATCAGTCAAATTGGACGGAGGAAGGTGATCTGGTCCGCTCTCCTCTCAGCTACCGGCTCAGAAGCTACCAGCTCAGAAACCCAGCTGTCAGCAAACAAAACCCCGTCCAGGAGCAAACTTTTCAAAACCCTGAGAACTCAAAGGCCACAGCACTGAcctcagagcagcaggagcCAGAGGAAGCTGTCCTTGATTGGGGCCAAGAACTGAACCCATCTGTCAAGCAGGAATCAAAAGTACTTTAGAGTCTTAGCATCTTTCTGattgatgatgtgtgtgtgtgctaaatAATTTGTGTGGATGGTCTTTTAGGTGCTGGTGAAGTTAGAGCAGCGGGTGCCTGTGCCAGCTGAAAGCGTAGCAGTGCGCTGCGGCGAAAGAAAAGTCACTGTTGAGGTCAAACAGGACTTTCTAGGTAATGGCTGCCAGCTACTTGTTTGCATTGATtaagagtgtttgtttttttttttgtttttttttttgtgtgtgtgtgtggccagcACACACTAATCTGAAAAAAGCACAGCAACGTTTCAGGCCTGAATTGGAAATTCGAATGGAATGGTGAAGATGGGACACTCACTGCATATTACTGCAAATGGCACAGACTGCAGACTTGGCGATCAATACATTTGTTTCCTCTTATTTCTTCACTCCGAGAAGGGGCAGTCTTGGTACTCAAATACTGACTTTACAGCGACGCATTAAGAAAGCTTTTTATTTGTCCTGCAGCTGAACCTGCACTTGCTGTGAGTGTTATTGACTGGGCCAGGAAAAGAAATGGGCCTCAGGTAATGGGCTCGATTTAAGCTGTGCCTTTTCCCTCTCTGGTCTTAGGAAACGGTCAGTTGATCCGCCCGAGTGATCTGACCTTAGGAGGCTGCACTGCAGTGGACACCACTGACCATATCCTGCACTTCCAGACAGAGCTACATGGATGCAGCAGCAATGTGACTGTGCGTGGCTTTCTTCCTCGTGTCCAACAGTTACTGTCTGATTTCTAACTATTGTGTGCTCTCTGTAGATGAACAAGGACTTCCTCATATactccttctccctgatttaCTCTCCATCTCCCATCGGCACCACCTTCATTTATAAGACCAACCAAGCTGAGGTGGCAATTCAATGCCATTATCAAAGGTAAAGGTCACCATCCCTGCAGAGACACTATTTTAATATTTACCACGCTTATGTTATCTCCTGTCTTGTGAGGGGAGGCACATGTTGTTCTTCCTCAATGAGCCCCCTCTCCAGCGAAATGCTCGTCCTTCCTGTAATTGTCCTCACAGGAGGCATTACGTGAGCAGCAACGCCTTGAGTCCCACCTGGAGGCTATTCTCCTCTGATatgaaagcagagcagcagttgGACTTCTCCCTTCGTCTCATGACAGGTGGGACACATGTTAAACACCAACTTAAAGCTGATGTTctgggagaggaaaaggaaaaagtggcAAACTTTGAATTACGACAGGCAGTTCCACTGATTTCCCCAGTGAAGGGCATAATAGCAGTCACTCAAGGCCTCGCAGACTTTGGGGTGACTGTTAAAGATGCTAAACAGCGACTTGATAAACAGCAGTGAAACTTTTGATGCATGGTGATGAGCTGAAATTACATGCCTTGCAGGCTGCAGCTGACCCAGCAGGGTCATTTGCACAACAAAGTGATCAATAAACAGCTGATTATCTTTTCTAATTAATTCCAAGCTACACACAACAGTGACTGCACCAAACTGCTCCTGTGATTACTTACATGGACTGTATGAAGTTATGAAGGAAATGACATAAGtttgaaattagtttttgcAATCACAAGACCTCATCTGTGTTTCTTACCCAGGTTCATCTTGATGTAATCCATTTATTGACTTCTTTCAAAGTCCTTTTCTCTTAATGTTTCTGTATCTACATCctattctctgctgctgcactcaCCATCTTTCCCCCATGGGCATCATCTAATCTGATTGATGGCCTCAGCATTATTTTTCCacttatatatattttttttttctcccccccgtCTGTATTTGATTAGCGGACTGGCACTCGCTGAGGTCTTCCAGTGTTTACTTCCTGAGTGACGTGATGCACATTGAGGCAGCAGTCCTTCACGGTCACCACGTCCCTCTGAGGATCTATGTTGACAGCTGTGTGGCCACAGTGAGCCCTGACCCCGGATCCCAACCCAGTTACCCTTTTATCAGCAACCATGGGTGAGAGACTGTGGCTCAGCTGTCCAGCATCAAAATGAGCTATAAACTAGCACTAAACAGTTCAAAACCtgtgcctctgtttttccataTAAGGTGTTTAATTGATGCTAAGCTGACAGGAGCCAAGTCTTTCTTCATGCAGAGGAGCCAGGAGGATAAACTTCATTTCCTGCTGAAAGCCTTCAGGTTCCACCAAGATCACAGGAACTCTGTAAGTACAGCAAGTTTGAGATGTTTTTAtgcactttttttaaactgctcatGTTTCAGGCAAACAGACATTTGACTTTGGATGCAGaggttctttttctttctgagaGAGCCATCTGGTGTGTTTCACAGCAGTCAAGGTGTTTCTTTAAcctctttttctgctgttctgCCTGTCGCTTCCATACGTTCACACGTACTGTACACATTCTTGGGTGTTGTTTGAAGGCCATATTATCCTCAGAAGCTTCGCTCAAATACTTTCCAACTGAGGAAATTCACAACCTCTTAGGGAGCATTAAGCTCAGTGACTATGAAGAAGCCAAAATGGATATGTGCCATTAATATGAACAACCCAGAAACTCTTCTGCATCTGTACATTAGTGCTTTGGATGAGTCATAGCCAAATATGAAATTCTACTCCAAAGAGCGACTGCCTGCTTCCTTCAGTGCCTTTAATTGTCTGTTAAGATTTTGTAGTTATTGTACAATACAAAAGGCAAATATTGGCTCCATTACCATAGAAACACTGTTCAGTTTCCTGTAACAGGTTTCAAGATAAAATAAACTGAGCTGATGTATATTCTCCACTTTGGAGTGGAAAAGGCATCTGTGTATCCATGAATGAGAACCCTATAGATTTGCAGAGATGCAGCCTGTGCGATATTTTGAGTTTTGGCCATCTGTTTCATCCCAGCTCTACCTCACATGTCATCTGAAAGCAACAACACTCTCTGCTCCCATCAACTCTCAAAACAAAGCCTGCTCATTTCTGACTGAGGCGAACAGGTTAGTTCCCACAGATGGATGACTTTCTTTAGCTGGTTGCTTTATGTTTAAATAAGGCCTTTTTGAAAGCTTTGCCCAGGCTCGCTCTCTAACAGAATGTTTTTTTGGCTCTGGACAGATGGGTGGCATCAGGTGGAGACAACGAGGTCTGTAGCTGCTGTGAAACCAGCTGCAGTgagcagagagggaagagaagccTCGCAGCAGATGCTGGTACAGTTTACAGAACAATACCAGATTACACACAACATGAACCCTGAACCTGTGAGTGGAggggtatttaaaaaaaaaaaaaaaaaaaaaagcttttccatTTAGCATGTTTTGGCACAATTATCAGAAAGCTATCAGGGGGGATACACCATGATTGAGCCAGTCTAACCTAAATCTCACCTAGTTAGAAAAGAATCCAAGTCATTTTCTAGCAACCCACTGAGAATTAAATCACCCTCACACTAATAGATGAGCAGAGGTTCAGCCCATATTTAGACAAACGTGCTTGCTTTCTGTTTATGCATTTTagaggatttttattttattttttatttttttggagagCTCATCCTGTTAATTGTCCTGAATGGTTGACTCAGCTGACTACATTTCTCTTCCCCCAGACCTACAGTGGGAGAGGACGACTACTGTTGGCCCCATCCTGCTGGTGGAGAACAACCTGGCGGACCTTCGCATGGTGTCAAAGCTTCCTCCAGAGCCCGCCCCTCTGCTCCAGACACATGAAGTCACACAAGCAggtagtttttagtttttcacaCATGTAGCACCAAGACTCCAAAATCCATTCAATTTTGCCATCTCTTGATAGCTGACTCTAAATTCTGTTACTCATGGCACCAATATTTGTCTTCTGCTCCCTCCTCAGCTTCTCACGCATCGATTGCCCTGCTGTGTGGAGTGGGTGCAGCCCTGACTGTGGTGTTGCTAGTTTTTATGGCTGTCACTTACAGCAGACTACACAAGGCTGCCGATTATGCTGTCAGTATGTGATTTCtgagaataaaacatttaaaacagtctttttcctctctttaacAGAAACCTGAAATGGACTAAAACCCTTTATGATAAACTCAGCAGACATGCTCTTCCCATCACGTCTGTGGATTGTTTTCAAAGTTAAACAGTTTCAGGCTAGAAGCtgcctttgtttgtgttttgctcagGTGTCTTTGCCCTGCACAGCACGAGTTTGCTTGCTTTGGTCAAATAGCAGCATCCAGCTGTACAGAAAATTGCATGACCATAAAATTTAGTTTATTTCCACTGTATATTGCTCCATCAATCAACATGCTTAAGTAGCAGGCAGGGTTTAGAGTGCTTTGAGGCATCACACAACAATTGACTCTCTAAATATGGTTTGCAAAGTACAAAGGGGTgtgtcttcagtttttttttttaagcttggGGGCAGGACTGGCTCCTTCTTCTTGCTGTGAAGATAAAAGCACTCGCTGAACTGACCCTAAATGGCCTCCTCCTGCTGAAATCATGTATGGGTGATTTGTATGGTTAATTTTTTGGGAGCCTGCAGCCGGTCCAGCTATTGCCTTGATCTTATGCAGATGATTTAATTCACAGTATTACAGTGGAGCTGCTGCATAATTCACTTTAACTGCATGAGATTTTACCATCTTCATTCTAATATAcatgtaaaacaaagaaatcgCTTGAACCCTGTGTGCTGCGAGGTAAAACATAAAGTACCATTCCAGTAACAATAGTCATACTTTAGCTTCAGGCCATTTTCGGCTCTTCCCTTTAATTCACCCCCTCCAGCTTCCAACCAGCAGCGGAGGATTCGTGAAATGGGTCTCATCATGAACTGTTGCTCACAAGCCCAGGAAGACGGATAGACATAATTAAAAAGCCCATAAAGGCGAGAGCAGGAGCTTTTATTACAGTAATATGTGAAGGCCTCGGTTTAATGGGGTGTTTGTTCCCGTGTGCAGTCCTGACGGCTGTGCTGGTTTACTGCCGGAGTGATGCTGACCCCCTCCCATTTCCAGCACACCAGAGGCTAATAAAAAGCCATACCTAATGATGCACCAGCAGGGCACATGACagcaacacacatgcatactcagtgacagacacacacaaccacaagcACCTCCCTGAAA is a window of Echeneis naucrates chromosome 2, fEcheNa1.1, whole genome shotgun sequence DNA encoding:
- the LOC115050610 gene encoding zona pellucida sperm-binding protein 3-like: MGFRQPVLLGFVLLFSCVNLCVASQNWFNLSTNEMLNQIPHEADTAGTQLPRSPQTRDHQSNWTEEGDLVRSPLSYRLRSYQLRNPAVSKQNPVQEQTFQNPENSKATALTSEQQEPEEAVLDWGQELNPSVKQESKVLVKLEQRVPVPAESVAVRCGERKVTVEVKQDFLGNGQLIRPSDLTLGGCTAVDTTDHILHFQTELHGCSSNVTMNKDFLIYSFSLIYSPSPIGTTFIYKTNQAEVAIQCHYQRRHYVSSNALSPTWRLFSSDMKAEQQLDFSLRLMTADWHSLRSSSVYFLSDVMHIEAAVLHGHHVPLRIYVDSCVATVSPDPGSQPSYPFISNHGCLIDAKLTGAKSFFMQRSQEDKLHFLLKAFRFHQDHRNSLYLTCHLKATTLSAPINSQNKACSFLTEANRWVASGGDNEVCSCCETSCSEQRGKRSLAADAADYISLPPDLQWERTTTVGPILLVENNLADLRMVSKLPPEPAPLLQTHEVTQAASHASIALLCGVGAALTVVLLVFMAVTYSRLHKAADYAVDALPFSFDQMLAR